The DNA sequence AATGAGCTGCCAAGTGTCTTTATTAATatcaaagttaaatattaaaaactatcaACATATTTGTTTTCCACAGACAAGAGAAATATTCCATGATGATGATAAGAATGACAATAAGTTTACCATTTCTGTAGGTACGATTATTGTACAAGAATAATCTGTATGAAAGGCTGAATTAATTACTAATGGtgttgtttataacatgaaaattattcatttgtcACAAACTATTGCATGgatcaaaatattacattctgTGAATTTAACTTTGCTTGAATAGTTTCATCTTTGTAGTTAGCTTTCCTGAATGAATGATCCATCAATATTCAGTTATGACCAGTGACAAtgaacatattaaataaataagtaaatacaaaaattcatGTGGAAATGTAACTTTATATAAGGGAAGTATTAATCCTTATAGCCTTCCCTCAAGTGAATGTAACTTTATATAAGGGAAGTATTAATCCTTATAGCCTTCCCTCAAGTGAATGTAACTTTATGTGAGGGAAGTATTCTTCCCATTAGCCTACCCTCAAGTGAATGTAACTTTATGTAAGGGAAGTATTCTTCCCATTAGCCTTCCTTCAAGTGAATGTAACTTTATGTAAGGGAAGTATTCTTCCCATTAGCCTTCATTCAAGTGAATGTAACTTTATGTGAGGGAAGTATTCTTCCCATTAGCCTTCCCTCAAGTGAATGTAACTTTATGTGAGGGAAGTATTCTTCCCATTAGCCTTCCCTCAAGTGAATGTAACTTTATGTGAGGGAAGTATTCTTCCCATTAGCCTTTCCTCAAGTGAATGTAATCTTATTTTTTTACTCCTGTATTTCATAGCTTCATTACTTCATGgacttcatgaaaaatatttacagaagaCTAAAGTAGGGTTACAGTTAGTTTGTGAATTCTGAGTGCTGATTGAGCCTTTATTTGAAAATGGTATAAAACATCTTACAAGTAAACAGTTTCTAtggtttcatgttttgtacattcTTGGTAGTCAGACAAAATAACCTATTGTCTGTTTTTAAAGGTCTGTTTAGATTGTAAGTGGTCAGTTTATGTAAATTTAGATTGTAAGTGTTCAATTTATGTAAGCTTAGATTGTAAGTGGTCAGTTTATGTAACAAAAGGtgtaattatttctgaaaataaataacactaaatttGATATTCAAGATAGACTTGTTATCAAAGGAAACTTGAAACATCTTACAAGAACATAACATCAGATAGGTGTAAGGAGGGTTAGATTCTACTAGAATTTTGATTAAAGTAGTGTTTCTCtaatatattgttcttctgaCAGAGTTGACGGTGAGGATGTGAGACTCATGTTGTGGGACACAGCTGGCCAGGAAGAGTTTGATGCTATCACTAAAGCCTACTACCGAGGTGAGaatgaatgaaaacaatgttaaacatgtgcatgtaatgttttgtataaaGATAATAAACCTCATAACACTAACAAGAAACATTCACAAATAAAGAGTTTAGAAAAAAACATGACTAGCTTTGATATTATAGAAGAACGTGTAatttaaggcctggcatggccaggtggttagggcatttgattttcaatctgaggatcgtgggttagaatccctgtctcaccaaacatgtttgttctttcaaCCTTGGGGGCCTAATGTGATAAtcatttccactattcattggtaaaagagttgcccaagaggaggtggcagtgggtggtaatgactccTTTCTAATCTctctggcagtgggtggtgatgactagctacctcctTTCTAATCTCTccggcagtgggtggtgatgactcctTTCTAATCTCTccagcagtgggtggtgatgactcctTTCTAATCTctctggcagtgggtggtgatggctccTTTCTAATCTctctggcagtgggtggtgatggctttTTTCTAATCTCTccggcagtgggtggtgatgactcctTTCTAATCTctctggcagtgggtggtgatgactcctTTCTAATCTctctggcagtgggtggtgatgactcctTTCTAATCTctctggcagtgggtggtgatgactcctTTCTAATCTctctggcagtgggtggtgagggCTCCTTTCTAATCTCTccagcagtgggtggtgatgactcctTTCTAATCTctctggcagtgggtggtgatgactcctTTCTGATCTctctggcagtgggtggtgagggCTCCTTTCTAATCTCTccggcagtgggtggtgatgactcctTTCTAATCTCTccggcagtgggtggtgatgactcctTTCTAATTTCTccctactaaattagagacagcttgTGCAGATGGCCCttttgtaactttgcacaaaattcaaaccaaaccatggGATTTGATCAAGTTGGTGTGTTGTTATAGGTGATCATATCTGTGTGATGTGATACCAGAAATCTTAACCAAAACACACACAACTGGTTTATCAGTGCACAAACACTAGAACCTTATGACAGATTGTCCAGAGAGACTACATGTAGCTATAAATATTGGTATGCTTAAAGAAAATAAAGCTTATTAGATAATGACATCATGATTCAGCTTGGCTAGTACATTGTAGACTTATGGAAAGTCATTATATTAATACTCCTTAAGTGACACTGACAACTTGAAGTGCAAGATTTATGGAACATTAGTTTCAAGTGAACTCTCTGTAAATATCTGTTTTTCTGTGTCAGGTGCCCAGGCATGTGTTTTGGTGTTCTCAACTGTTGACAGAGACTCCTTTAAGGCTGTTGAATCTTGGAAAAGTAAGGTGAGTTGTCGAGACTTCTGTTTTTGGTAACttttgtataatgttataacatttaaacTATGTGCcagtgataatgtttgttatgcTTATGAgataagtatattatttatttaatgatatgtCAGATTAAAGATAAAAACTGTTATAGAATTTAAATAAAGGAAGGAAAAATTTCAGGTTTGAACAATTGTTCTAACATGGTTGAAAATGTTCAGACAGGATTCATATAAGACCTTGGAATTGTACAAAGTTGtggaaaaaatgtaaacatttctgttttgaTGAAACATGCTTGAATAATTAATCAAACAAAGTTGGTTATTGTAATTGTGTTTATTAGCTATTGTGAATCTGGTGTTATGAAGAACTTGAGTTTATTGTAAGATTCTCTGGTGGGTACATTTGTTAAAACGAAAGATGAGTACTACACGGCAAGATTTGAGAGTTGTGGAAATTTACTTTGGATTTTTGTGGAAAGTTATGGAatctgtattctcaagatggctgctaTGGGTATGGAAAGTTATGGAACctatattctcaagatggctgctaTGGGTATGGAAAGTTATGGAACctatattctcaagatggctgctatgggtatggaaagttatgtaatctgtattctcaagatggctgctaTGGGGATGGAAAGTTATGTAatctgtattctcaagatggctgctaTGGGGATGGAAAGTTATGTAatctgtattctcaagatggctgctatgggtatggaaagttatgtaatctgtattctcaagatggctgggtATGGGTTATGTAATCTGTATTCTCAAGAAAGTTATGTAatctgtattctcaagatggctgctaTGGGTATGGAAAGTTATGGAacctgtattctcaagatggctgctatgggtatggaaagttatgtaatctgtattctcaagatggctgctaTGGGGATGGAAAGTTATGTAatctgtattctcaagatggctgctaTGGGTATGGAAAGTTATGGAACctatattctcaagatggctgctaTGGGTATGGAAAGTTATGGAACctatattctcaagatggctgctatgggtagtaaaactattttaaagaaaatctttGTCAACAAAGGACAAGTAATGTTATTAAAGAGaatcaaattttataaagtacaaGAAAGCATCTTACATTCCAGGTTAGATGTCAAAAGAATCAGGAAGCGTGGCTCACTTTTAAGGTGTAATGTAGCACATTGCTTGTAGCAAGATATTTGGCAGTAGAAAACTGAACTAACCACTCTGGCTACCACTTCATTAGTGATGGAGAAAAGAGTGTTAACATCTATACAGGAGAAGTCTTGTCAAGTTGAACAGGCAGGACGACTGTGCAGATAATGACACTGAAGTGGGCGAGAAcaaattataattagattacaTGTGACTTGTTTCTTGCGTGTTAATACCACGCTTGGGCTGTTATCTAACGAGTATCCTTGGCTGTTAACACACAGTGTTATGTTGTAGTCATGTGTTATTATTTGGTTCCGAGATTCCAAGATATTCCACCAACTTTTCAATCACTGTTGgacttttgtgttaaaataattcttaaattatgattaaaaataggGTAGATTTTTTTTCATAAGCTGTGTCTGTGAGATATTTTCTTATACTTTAGGTTGAGAAAGAGTGTGGAACTATACATATGGCATTAGTTCAGAACAAGATAGATTTAATAGATGATGCTATGGTGACTAGGTAAGTGTTTACTGACTGGATTATAAGTGTGTAGATATTGATACTAGATATGCAAACAGTGAGTTGTGAGCATAATGAAGTGTTTTGTTGGTGAGggaacatgtaaataaataactcGGACCAACGTTCCATCAAATTGTGTTGCATGTTAAATAACTCGGACCAACGTTCCATCGAATTGTGTTGCATGTTTCCCCAAGATGAaccatttcattatttttatatatcatttgttaatCTAGTATTCTGTTATTATAATGTGAAGACAAGTTGAATATTCTAAAATGTGAAGAAATTTTGTAACAACAGTTCACGTATTTTATTgggtttattttatacagtaacaGTTCTAATGTATGTTATGTTTGTGATTTGGTACATCAGGTGAAGAAGCCATGCTCTTAATGTGACTTAGTGGACTGAAAGCAAGAAGTACAGAGTTTCTAATgttatttacacttatttttatttttattagtgtaaaaaTAAGCAAGAAGTACAGAGTTTCTTATGTTATTTAcacttagttttatttttctgtcaatgATCAGATCTAACAGTTTCTACCTGATTATCACCTGTGATGCATGTAAGTTTTTTTAAGTTTAGCTAAAACcttaataattgttattgtaacTCTTAATGTTAGTAGAAGGAGCTTTAGTCTTAGACTAACTGACAATTCTAGAACTGTGCAACTCTAGTGGAAGTAATTTGATTATGGCTAGACTGCAAAACAACAGCCATTTAAATAGAATGGTTTTCTTCATGATTTGTAGAAGGTTAACATGTAACCACAATAGCTtagaagttttatattattctaacATTGGAATAATAAAAACTCATTTCTAATGGTTCCAcaataatacaaagaaatgtgtgtgtaatgtttcacacttttttaaagaaaatcttcAAACTCTACAAATACAGCTGTTCAGATTTGTcttcttgtatttaatttatttggtttaatataatttcaagaaatgtttgaacacttaataaaataacttttaatatttcttctgttGGAACAATtctatgtggtgaggggacctcccagggaaggttatgttctttcagtttacctcctctgggatctaaacatccaccatgtgtttgccatgcatgtttgacccttgaaggggaggagaggatcctggtggttgaggggtccaaccctaacacaccactttgccCTTGAATTTCTATAGATGGACAGCTTTGGGGTGGCCCctctagggtcaaccaagtatcagtgttggatgttttcaacataTGTTGtgtacattgtatctgatgctggtgtttgagtatagtgctcatgaaacactggcattactgcagtgtccttgtttggcactgtagtgcttCCCCTCATaaggttccatggtgggtggggtcagtgggtgctgaaacttttttttttttttattatggatctgccaaataaaaacttaattagtGAAAAAATAGTTCATACATAAACAactacgtcttgaagattctgagcagcaatcttcaacatctgtaacacctgttgtacctcatcttcttatattacattctctctcaggcaaacctttagggcaaatgtcttttttttttcctcagaagggattagagggacttgctggctctccaaagcttcactctggtgacatattggtggaaacatccacatctaaacatgGTGAACTTCTCTTACTTACAAAGATATATCCATTGCTATtttgaatttgtcacaaggagTAATTATTGAgggaagaacatccctgagttggggattctcactggtttctctgcccaaggagtttctgcagtgaggcgtatttccacttgcaaagatggaattataatgcTGTCCAGTGTTCTCATTTTATCATTTGTATCACTGCATCTACCTGCCACCACCAAGGaatgttatcttaattgcaagataTGGCCATACATCCCAAACCCTcttggatgtttccagtgtcagtagttTGGTCACTCAAATACGTCacgttgtggttccttgatgtgtgctcattacggtggcaaggaccacgatgcttacgagtgtgaaatggacgctcattgtgtcaactgcaatggctttcacccattctactttcattcttgctctaCTCTAAGtagttgaaagaaaaagaggtacagcatttaaagactattcaaaacattacttatcctgatgcttgaaagttgctgtctactctttcatcttggacgtatgctgctgcacttcatccTGCTACtaatgggagtgcagacagatctctctgtgcctccaaaagaatcattctcaaaccatatgaaaagttttTTCACCTCCTTGGTTAAAatagttgatgaatcaacatcaacatccatctctgtccctgacattcattccagcaaaccccaagatccttttttctgggtacaggcatttccttgggtacatcttcttctcctgCCCCAATTACAAAGACATGTccagtcgacccagggcaggatccattgTGGTCCTCGagtaaagacagtaaagaaaagcgctgtagtgaaaaaaaacagaagttttcTCCACTCATTTtgcctccacataaataaaaatggccatcttgatacaatggaactgttgaggtttatgttctaatctggatgacatcaaaacactgattgcttcccatcatcctgtgtgtctttctttacaggaacctgctgatacagtcaccttttggtagttttctgtgtacagaaataacaagctgtgtgatggatgagtgcatgaaggggtggcattgttggttgaccAGCATGTGCTTATCCTATCTTTGCaactcaacacacccttgaaggccttaaccatctgtgtttccttgggtcataccatcactgtttgttctttacctgtctcctgaagagacctgtggtcagtcagaccttgattctcttgttgaacagttgccatctacCTTTTTAATCCaagggaactttaatggacatcatctcctctgtggaaatgctgatattgatgagagggaTCACTTCATAGAAcaatgctctctgatcacaacctttctatTTTCATTACTGGttattgtacttattttcatgcatctagtcagtacTTTACTGCCACTgatctacttattttcatgcatctagtcagttctttactgctactgatctcttaATTTGTTCCcattcactattctcccatttttcatggaggtttgacaataatccatgaggcagtgattattttcctataattttgagagagactggtcatgGTTGATGCCACTCATTCCACATGCCCCGTTGGAAGCTAAATCAAGTCAACTGACCCTCTTTCAGAACTAGATTCTGCCATCGTCTGTAGATGACAGCAgggactgactgtattatataagcagctgctcaatgtatttctaaaacctcaacatattttccacgatatccttgtccgtggtggaatcctgcctgagACATGgtacagaaggctcaaaaacatcCCACAGTAGGTAttccacactctcgaactgcatcactttcccaCTTTCCAGTTTGGTAGATAATACCTCAAAGCTATCCCACACTTTCCCACTGTGTCACTTTCCAGCAGGCTTGTGCAcgtgctcggtgggtaagacgtcaaagccagaaggaatcttggattatgttcacaatcagcatatcttctaccaccagttccaaagtcatatgggacaaaattcgaaaagtcagtgggcaatataattttgtccccctctcgatcatgctctctgatggccaggaagtagctgttACCCAGAGCATCATCAATACTCTAGGtgaagcttttgccgggtatctagcacttctacatcatccttcaccttcttagccatcaagactcaggcaaagTGGTCACTtatttcctttcaagctgattgtctctatgactataatcgtccctttacactggtggaattcaaattcgaacatgaggtatattcagtggcagctacagactgccctcaatcatttactgaaatggaccccacagcaaatggctttaacttctctctctttccAAAACCGTTTGCTGCCAATCgtgtattcaccctgatcctgaactccgtatcagtgaagttgtgctgcctgtggtccctgagacaaagtacttggtgcttatctttgaccgtaagctgacctttataccacacatgaagcagctacaggtcaaatgtacaagagcactgaacatcttctgtgtcctctcttccactacTTGAGGAATGGATctatgttctatgctaaagatatattgtgctcttatttgatcaaaacttgactatgggtcactggtctatggctctgccaggacctcaaccttaaagatactggaccttattcatcattaaggacttcagctctgcactggagctttctgcacttccccagttcacagcttatacatggtctcatgaaccttctttgcacctctgccatttgcagctGTCTtcactgtatgcttcaaaacttcgttccttaccaaagcatcccacctggaattgtgttttccttcctcagtgggccatactttttcagaccagatgatctgccatttgtccttttggccttcgtatccaggagcagttggatgaattgggtctgtccttggataacattgctgtatccactggtcagcccatctcaccatggcttcttacagtccccagttgtgacctatctttaactCATCTGAGacaagtagacactcctgattggaaatactgtctgctgttTGCTGAACATCTGTCTTacaatccttccattcctatttatacagatggttcgaaatcaggtgactgtgtgggctatgccatggtttggtggttgcatgcagaatcccctctacagcttttgtgttcactgctgaactgtatgttttttctcttgccctggatcacatagaagctgagcaTTACTCAAATTGCATGATTTATagtgacttgcttagttctctactggccccggaatcacttcacgttggttcacaccctgttctcgccgatattcaaaactgactggcccatttctctttaacatctacttctatccagtttttctggattccgggccacgttggtattcgcaggaacgagcttgccgaactgcagctaagtctatccactctggcactatcactgttgtgcctgttccatacatggactatggtcctgtattcaaggctcagctacACCTGaaactgcagctaagtctatctactctggcactatcactgttgtgcctgttccatacatagactatggtcctgtattcaaggctcagctccatgccagctgtTAGTCGACTTGGAGTGACCAGACTacccattggtcacagtttttttaactcatcgttttctctTATCTGGGagtgatgcaccaatgtgttgtctgtgtaacactcaggtcacacactaagccacattttactgtcttaccATCGTTAAGACTCttaatgacggcaccattttaaacatgttctgtcccaaggtttatccataacagtagacagtgttattggtgatggtgacactgtccacattggaaatgtttttagttttttaaaaaccattaatctttttaatgctatttgtttcttaatttgtaCATTACACATtcttaatgtggctcccttttaagaatcaaagtccatctagttcgatttgaaattcgAGAAAGGCCATGACTTCACGTAACTAGAAAGAAGAGTTTAAACTAGAATTGTTTCAGAATAATGGATGTTACATGGCTTGGCCTAGTGGTTAACATTCCTGTACTGTGAACCAGAGATTcatagttcaaaatattttaacctgAAAAACATACTTCTAATTTGAGAGCCACTTTATAGGAGCAACAGTTAACTACCATAATTTggtaagagttggcagtgtgtgctGCTTTTTAAAATGTATCAGTTCACAATTGTAACTGTGGGTATCCTCTCATATAGCACTGAAACACATGAAACctttaaagataaaaattgtttaaatgtgACATCAATAAATGATTAAACCTCACTTTTCAAATGTTGATAGGGAAGAAGCTGATGATTTGGCAAAGAGACTGAGGTTACGATTTTACCGAACGTCCGTGAAAGAAGATTGTAACGTCAGTGATGGTAAGGTGTTGTTTTATAGAAGATTGTAATGTTAGTGATGGTAAGGTGTTGTTTTATAGAAGATTGTAACGTTAGTGATGGTAAGATGTTGTTTTATAGAAGATTGTAACATTAGTGATGGTAAGGTGTTGTTTTATAGAAGATTGTAACGTTAGTGATGGTAAGATGTTGTTTTATAGAAGATTGTAACATTAGTGATGGTAAGGTGTTGTATTGTAGAAGGTGATGTTTTATAGAAGATTGTAATGTTAGTGATGGTAAGGTGTTGTTTTATAGAAGATTGTAACGTTAGTGATGGTAAGATGTTGTTTTATAGAAGATTGTAACGTTAGTGATGGTAAGATGTTGTTTTATAGAAGATTGTAACGTTAGTGATGGTAAGGTGTTGTTTTATAGAAGATAAACGCGTTAGTGATGGTAAGGTGTTGTTTTATAGAAGATTGTAACGCTAGTGATGGTAAGGTGTTGTTTTATAGAAGATTATACGCCAGTGATGGTAAGGTGTTGTTTTACAGAAGATTATAACGCTAGTGATGGTAAGATGTTGTTTTATAGAAGATGTAACGCCAGTGATGGTAAGGTGTTGCCTTTACAGAAGACTGCAACGCCAGTGATGGTAAGGTGTTGTTTTGTAGAAGATTGTAACATTAGTGACCGTAAGGTGATGTTTTATAGAATATTGTAACGTTAGTGATCATAAGGTGTTGTTTTATAGAAGATTGTAACATTAGTGATCGTAAGGTGATGTTTTATAGAAGATTGTAACGCTAGTGACCGTAAGGCGTTGTTTTGTAGAAGATTGTAACGTTAGTGATGGTAAGGTGTTGTTTTATAGAAGATTGTAACGTTAGTGATGGTAAGATGTTGTTTTATAGAAGATTGTAACGTTAGTGATGGTAAGGTGTTGTTTTATAGAAGATTGTAACGTTAGTGATGGTAAGGTGTTGTTTTATAGAAGATTGTAACGTTAGTGATGGTAAGATGTTGTTTTATAGAAGATTGTAACGTTAGTGATGGTAAGGTGTTGTTTTATAGAAGATTGTAACGTTAGTGATCGTAAAGTGATGTTTTGTAGAAGATTGTAACATTAGTGACCGTAAGGTGATGTTTTATAGAATATTGTAACGTTAGTGATCATAAGGTGTTGTTTTATAGAAGATTGTAACATTAGTGATCGTAAGGTGATGTTTTATAGAAGATTGTAACGTTAGTGATCGTAAGGTGTTGTTTTGTAGAAGATTGTAACATTAGTGACTGTAAGGTGTTGTTTTGTAGAAGATTGTAACATTAGTGACTGTAAGGTGTTGTTTTGTAGAAGATTGTAACATTAGTGACTGTAAGGTGTTGTTTTGTAGAAGATTGTAACATTAGTGATTGTAAGGTGATGTTTTATAGAAGATTGTAACATTAGTGATGGTAAGGTGTTGTATTGTAGAAGGTGATGTTTTATAGAAGATTGTAACATTAGTGATGGTAAGGTGTTGTATTGTAGAAGGTGATGTTTTATAGAAGATTGTAACATTAGTGATGGTAAGGTGTTGTATTGTACAAGGTGATGTTTTATAGAAGATTGTAACATTAGTGATGGTAAGGTGTTGTATTGCGTACAAGGTGATGCCTTTATAGAAGATTGCAACATTAGTGATGGTAAGGTGTTGTATTGTAGAAGGTGATGCTTTATAGAAGATTGTAACATTAGTGATGGTAAGGTGTTGTTTTGTAGAAGATTGTAACATTAGTGATGGTAAGGTGTTGTACTGCGTACAAGGCGATGCCTTTATAGAAGATTGTAACATTAGTGATGGTAAG is a window from the Tachypleus tridentatus isolate NWPU-2018 unplaced genomic scaffold, ASM421037v1 Hic_cluster_1, whole genome shotgun sequence genome containing:
- the LOC143241967 gene encoding ras-related protein Rab-23-like isoform X2, coding for MMMIRMTISLPFLVDGEDVRLMLWDTAGQEEFDAITKAYYRGAQACVLVFSTVDRDSFKAVESWKSKVEKECGTIHMALVQNKIDLIDDAMVTREEADDLAKRLRLRFYRTSVKEDCNVSDVFQYLAMKYIDQLNEPEVTVGKVEPTASSQINSVTPTKLTHLNKTRPPSNNGNISLHQPKRSKKKSLVKGCKLL